From a single Lolium rigidum isolate FL_2022 chromosome 7, APGP_CSIRO_Lrig_0.1, whole genome shotgun sequence genomic region:
- the LOC124669805 gene encoding peroxidase 2-like, whose translation MASASCLSLLVLITMASAASGQLSSTFYDTSCPNALSTIKSAVTAAVSSEARMGASLVRLHFHDCFVDGCDGSVLLADTGSFVGEQGAAPNNGSIRGMNVIDNIKTQVEAVCNQTVSCADILAVAARDSVVALGGPTWTVLLGRRDSTTASKTNAERDLPPPSFDLTNLTTAFANKQLSVTDMVALSGAHTIGQAQCLNFRDRLYNETNIDTTFATSLKANCPRPTGSGDGSLAPLDTTTPNAFDNAYYTNLMSQKGLLHSDQVLLNGGSTDNTVRNFASSAAAFSSAFATAMVNMGNIAPKTGTQGQIRLTCSKVNS comes from the exons ATGGCTTCTGCCTCTTGTCTTAGCTTGTTGGTGCTCATAACAATGGCCTCAGCTGCGTCGGGGCAGCTGTCGTCGACGTTCTACGACACCTCGTGCCCCAACGCGCTGTCCACCATCAAGAGTGCGGTGACTGCCGCCGTGAGCAGCGAGGCCCGCATGGGGGCGTCGCTAGTCCGGCTGCACTTCCACGACTGTTTTGTCGAT GGATGTGACGGGTCAGTTCTGTTGGCGGACACAGGGAGCTTCGTCGGAGAGCAAGGGGCAGCTCCGAACAATGGTTCCATTCGAGGCATGAACGTCATCGACAACATCAAGACGCAGGTGGAGGCCGTGTGCAACCAGACCGTATCATGCGCCGacatcctcgccgtcgccgcccgtgACTCCGTGGTCGCG CTCGGAGGGCCGACATGGACGGTTCTACTAGGGAGGAGGGACTCTACCACCGCAAGCAAGACCAATGCAGAACGCGACCTGCCTCCTCCTTCCTTCGACCTCACGAATCTCACCACCGCTTTCGCCAACAAGCAACTCAGCGTAACAGACATGGTGGCGCTCTCAG GCGCCCACACCATCGGTCAGGCGCAGTGCCTCAACTTCAGGGACAGGCTCTACAACGAGACAAACATCGACACGACCTTCGCGACGTCGCTCAAGGCCAACTGCCCGCGACCCACCGGCTCCGGCGACGGCAGCCTAGCGCCGCTGGACACGACGACGCCCAACGCCTTCGACAACGCCTACTACACCAACCTGATGTCCCAGAAGGGGCTTCTGCACTCGGACCAAGTGCTGCTCAACGGCGGCAGCACCGACAACACCGTCAGGAACTTCGCCTCCAGCGCAGCGGCGTTCAGCAGCGCCTTCGCCACGGCCATGGTTAACATGGGGAACATCGCGCCCAAGACGGGGACGCAGGGCCAGATCAGGCTCACCTGCTCCAAGGTGAACTCTTAG
- the LOC124673797 gene encoding peroxidase-like, protein MASASSISLIVLVALAATAASAQLSPTFYDTSCPRALATIKSGVTAAVGSNPRMGASLLRLHFHDCFVNGCDASILLSGNEQNAIQNAGSLFGFGVIDNIKTQVEAICKQTVSCADILTVAARDSVVALGGPSWTVPLGRRDSTSATGDTRDLPGPDSSLSDLQAGFRKKNLDTVDMVALSGAHTIGQSQCLNFRTRIYGGDTNINAAYATSLKANCPQSGGDGNLAALDATTANAFDNAYYTNLLSQKGLLHSDQVLFNNATTDNTVRNFASSAAAFSSAFTTAMIKMGNILPLTGTQGQIRLSCSKVNS, encoded by the exons ATGGCATCTGCCTCTAGCATTTCTTTGATTGTGCTCGTGGCCTTGGCAGCCACGGCGGCGTCGGCGCAGCTTTCGCCGACGTTCTACGACACGTCCTGCCCCAGGGCCCTGGCCACCATCAAGAGCGGCGTGACTGCCGCCGTGGGCAGCAACCCCCGCATGGGCGCGTCGCTGCTCAGGCTGCACTTCCACGACTGCTTTGTTAAC GGCTGTGACGCGTCCATTCTACTGTCGGGCAACGAGCAGAACGCGATCCAGAACGCGGGCTCGCTGTTCGGCTTCGGCGTCATAGACAACATCAAGACCCAGGTCGAGGCTATCTGCAAGCAGACAGTCTCCTGCGCCGACAtcctcaccgtcgccgcccgTGACTCTGTCGTCGCC CTCGGAGGGCCGTCATGGACGGTTCCTCTCGGCAGACGGGACTCCACGAGCGCAACCGGGGACACCAGGGACCTCCCGGGCCCTGACTCCAGCCTTTCAGATCTCCAGGCCGGGTTCCGGAAGAAGAACCTGGACACGGTGGACATGGTGGCGCTCTCCGGCGCGCACACCATCGGGCAGTCGCAGTGCCTCAACTTCCGGACGCGGATCTACGGCGGCGACACCAACATCAACGCCGCCTACGCGACCTCGCTAAAGGCCAACTGCCCGCAGTCCGGCGGCGACGGCAACCTGGCGGCGCTGGACGCGACCACCGCCAACGCGTTCGACAACGCCTACTACACCAACCTGCTGTCCCAGAAGGGGCTCCTGCACTCGGACCAGGTGCTGTTCAACAACGCCACCACCGACAACACCGTCAGGAACTTCGCGTCCAGCGCGGCGGCGTTCAGTAGCGCCTTCACGACGGCGATGATCAAGATGGGCAACATCTTGCCGCTCACCGGGACGCAGGGGCAGATCAGGCTCAGCTGCTCCAAGGTGAACTCGTGA